In the Desulfuromonas sp. DDH964 genome, CAACACCTCGTCGTTGCCGATCACCGAAATCGCCGCCGTCACCGGCCGTCCCGAAAGCGTCATCGGCATGCATTTCATGAACCCGGTGCCGGTGATGCAGCTGGTCGAGATCATCCGCGGCATCGCCACCAGCGACGCCGTTTACCAGAGTGTCGAAGGGCTGGCCAGGCAGCTCGGCAAGGTGCCGGTGGAGGTCAACGACTACCCCGGCTTCATCTCCAACCGGGTGCTGATGCCGATGATCAACGAGGCGATCTACTGCCTCTACGAGGGGGTCGCCTCGGTGGAGGCGATCGACACGGTGATGAAGCTGGGGATGAATCACCCGATGGGTCCGCTCACCCTGGCCGACTTCATCGGTCTCGACACCTGCCTGGCGATCATGGAGGTCCTTTACGAGGGGTTCGCCGACAGCAAGTATCGTCCCTGCCCGCTGCTGCGCAAGATGGTCAAGGCCGGCTGGCTCGGCAAGAAGAGCGGCAAGGGCTTCTACACCTACTGAAACGGGAGAGTGCACATGGAGTTTAGCAACCTGCTGCTGGAAATCGAAGCCGGCGTCGCCGTCGTCACCGTCAATCGCCCCGCCGCCCTCAACGCCCTGAGCGCCGCGGTTTTGGAAGAGCTGAACAGCGCCTTCGGGCTGCTGCGCGACGATCCCCAGGTCGCCTGCGTGATCCTCACCGGCGCCGGACCCAAGGCCTTCGTCGCCGGCGCCGACATCGCCGCGATGCAGCCCCTCGACGCGGTCAGTGCCGCGAGCTTCGCCCGCCTCGGCCACGCCCTGATGAACCGCATCGAGACATTTCCCAAGCCGGTGATCGCCGCGGTCAACGGCTTCGCCCTTGGGGGCGGCTGCGAGCTGGCGATGGCCTGCGATATCCGCCTCGCCAGCGACAACGCCAGGTTCGGCCAGCCCGAGGTCAACCTCGGTGTCATCCCCGGCTTCGGCGGCACCCTGCGCCTGGCGCGGCTGGTCGGCAAGGGGCGGGCCAAGGAGCTGATCTTCACCGGCGACATGATCGACGCCGCCGAAGCCTGCCGCATCGGTCTCGCCAACCGGGTGGTGGCGGCCGACCAGCTCCTCCCCGAGGCGAAGAAGCTGGCGGCGAAGATTGCTGCCAAGGGGCCGCTGGCGGTGCGTTTTGCCAAGGAGGCGATCGACAGCGGCCTGGAGATGGACCAGGACCGGGCCGGCCGCTTCGAGGCGGACCTCTTCGGCCTCTGCTTCGCCAGCGCCGACCAGAAGGAAGGGATGAGCGCCTTCCTCGAAAAACGCCAGGCCAAGTTCAGCGGCCGCTGAAAGGTGACCCGGCGATGCATCTCGACCTCACGGAAGAACAGAGCCTGATCCGCGACACCGCCCGCGAGTTCGCCCGCGCCGAGCTCGAGCCGGTGGCGGCGGCCCTCGACCGCGGCGAAAACCCGGAAGCCTTCTTCGCCAACCTGCAGAAGCTCGCCGAGCTCGGTTTCATGGGGCTCAACGTGCGCAGTGAGTACGGCGGCGCCGAGGCCGGGGTGATCGCCTTCAGCGTCGCCCTCACCGAGCTGGCGCGGGCCTGCGCCGCGACGGCGGTGACGGTCTCGGTCAACAACATGGTCTGCGAGGTAATCCAGGAGGTCGGCAGCGCGGCCCAGCGCCAGCGCTACATCCCGCGCATCTGCTCCGGCGCGTATCGCGCCGGCGCCTTCGCCCTCACCGAGCCGGGGGCCGGCTCCGACCCGGCGGCGCTGACCACCCAGGCAGTCCGCGACGGCGACCACTGGCTCCTCAACGGCAGCAAGATCTTCATCACCAGCGCCCCCTACGCCGGCGTCTTCGTGGTCTGGGCGGTGACCGACCGCAGCGCGCCGAAAGGGAAGGGGATCAGCTGTTTCCTGGTCGAGGCCGGCACCCCCGGTTGCAGCGTCGGCCGCGCCGAGGAGAAGCTGGGGCAGCACGCCTCGGTCACCAGCGAGCTCCATTTCCAGGATTGCCGGGTGCCGGCCGACGCCCTGATGGGCCGGCTCAACGATGGCTTTCGCATCGCCGTGGCCGAACTCTGCGGCGGCCGCATCGGCATTGGCTCCCTCGCGCTCGGCATCGGCCTGGCGGCGCTCGACGCCGCCACCCGCTACGCCCTGGAGCGCAAGCAGTTCGGCCAGCCGATCGCCGACTTCCAGGCGATCCAGTGGAAGATCGCCGACAGCGGCACCGAACTCGAGGCGGCGCGGCTGCTGCTGATGAACGCCGCCTTTCGCAAGGAGCAGCGGCGCAGCTTCGCCAAGGAGGCGTCGATGGCCAAGCTCTTCGCCAGCGAGGCGGCTAACCGCGCCTGTTACGAGGCGCTGCAGATCTTCGGTGGCTACGGTTACACCACCGAGTTTCCGGTCGAACGCTACTGCCGGGATGCCCGGGTGACCACCCTCTACGAAGGGACCAGCGAAATCCAGCGGCTCATCATCGCGCGCGAGATCCTGCGCGGGTTCGCTTGAAAAACCTGGAATTGGCCACAGAGACACTGAGGACACAGAGAGAAAATCGACATCAGCAGCTTCAGGCAAGGGGTTAACCCTTACAAGACGTTGCTTTCTCTGTGTCTCCGTGACTCTGTGGCAAACAAATCGAATCCCTATCAAGTAACCAAGGAGGCGCCATGTATTTCGAACTGACCGAGGAACAGAAACTGATCCGCCAGACCGTGCGCGAGTTCGCCGAAAAGGAGATCAAGCCCGGGGCCGCCGTGCGCGACGAGACGGAAAGCTTCGATCGCCTTCTGATGCATGACCGGGTCGCCGAGCTCGGCCTCGCCGGCATCGTCTTTCCCGAAGAGTACGGCGGCGCCGGCGCCGACTACATCAGCTACGCCATCGCCGTCGAGGAGCTCTCGCGGGTCTGCGCCTCCACCGGGGTGACCCTTTCGGCCCACCTCTCCCTCGGTGCCAACCCGATTTACCTCTTCGGCAGCGAGGAGCAGAAGCAGAAGTTCCTCGTCCCCCTCGCCGAGGGGAGCAAGCTCGGCGCCTTCGCCCTGACCGAGACCTCGGCCGGCTCCGACGCCGGCGGCACCAAGACCACCGCGGTGCGCGACGGCGACAGCTGGGTCCTCAATGGCACCAAGATCTTCTGCACCAACGGCGGCGAGGCGGAGATCTATATCGTCTTCGCCCGCAGCGACCGCAGCGCCGAGAAACACCACGGCATCAGCGCCTTCATCGTCGAAAAGGAGACCCCCGGCTTCAGCTTTGGCAAGAAGGAGTCGAAGATGGGGATCCGCTCCTCGCCGACCCGGGAGCTGGTCTTCGACAACTGCCGGATTCCCGCCGAGAATCTCCTCGGCCCCGAGGGGAGCGGCTTCAAGGTGGCGATGAAGACCCTCGACGGCGGCCGCATCGGTATCGCCTCCCAGGCCCTCGGTATCGCCCAGGGGGCCTATGAAGCAGCCCTCGCCTACGCCCGCGAGCGCCGGCAGTTCGACCAGCCGATCGCCGGTTTCCAGGCGGTGCAGTTCCTGCTCGCCGACATGGCGCTGCGTATCGAGGCGGCGCGGCTGCTGGTCTACCAGTCGGCCTGGCGGGCGAGCGCCGGCCTCTCCTACGGCAAGGAGTCGGCGATGGCCAAGCTTGCCGCCTCGGAGACCGCCATGTGGGTGACGACCAAGGCGGTGCAGATTCACGGGGGCTACGGTTATACCCGCGACTTCCCGGTCGAGCGGATGATGCGCGACGCCAAGATCACCGAGATCTACGAGGGGACGAGCGAAGTACAGCGCATCGTCATCGGCGCCGCGGTCACCAAAGGCTAGAGGTCTTTCATAGGTCCGATAAGTCCCATAGGACCCATGAGACCAATGGGACCTATGAAAATCGTAAAGGAGTTAACACCATGAAAGCCAACCTCGATGAAGGCCTCTCCCTTTTGCAGCAGCTGAGCAAAGAGGAACTGATCGCGATCATCGTCGATGACGCCAAGAACTGGCTCGCCCACGACGGGCTCTGGTTTCAGGCGGTGGAGCAGCGCTCCGGGATGGAGGCGGCGATCGCCGCCGACAAGGATGCCTGGGAGAGGTTCACCGTGATCGAGGCGAAGCGCATCATGGCGCGCCTCGGCCTCGCCCCCGGCGGCGGCATCCCGGCGCTGGTCGAGTGCCTCAAGCACCGCCTCTACGCCCGCCTCAACCTGCAGGAGGCGCTCGAGGTGAGCGACAGCCGGGCCGTCTTCCGCATGGTCGACTGCCGGGTGCAGTCGGCGCGCAAGCGCCGCGGCCTTGCCGATTTCCCCTGCAAGACGGTGGGGATCGTCGAGTACGCCGGCTTCGCCAGCACCATC is a window encoding:
- a CDS encoding acyl-CoA dehydrogenase family protein, producing the protein MHLDLTEEQSLIRDTAREFARAELEPVAAALDRGENPEAFFANLQKLAELGFMGLNVRSEYGGAEAGVIAFSVALTELARACAATAVTVSVNNMVCEVIQEVGSAAQRQRYIPRICSGAYRAGAFALTEPGAGSDPAALTTQAVRDGDHWLLNGSKIFITSAPYAGVFVVWAVTDRSAPKGKGISCFLVEAGTPGCSVGRAEEKLGQHASVTSELHFQDCRVPADALMGRLNDGFRIAVAELCGGRIGIGSLALGIGLAALDAATRYALERKQFGQPIADFQAIQWKIADSGTELEAARLLLMNAAFRKEQRRSFAKEASMAKLFASEAANRACYEALQIFGGYGYTTEFPVERYCRDARVTTLYEGTSEIQRLIIAREILRGFA
- a CDS encoding DUF6125 family protein, producing MKANLDEGLSLLQQLSKEELIAIIVDDAKNWLAHDGLWFQAVEQRSGMEAAIAADKDAWERFTVIEAKRIMARLGLAPGGGIPALVECLKHRLYARLNLQEALEVSDSRAVFRMVDCRVQSARKRRGLADFPCKTVGIVEYAGFASTIDARIVTRCIACPPDPHPDDYWCAWEFTLADGAA
- a CDS encoding 3-hydroxybutyryl-CoA dehydrogenase — encoded protein: MAIERIMVVGAGQMGGGIAQVAAQAGFEVVLNDLKAEYVEKGLAFMGKLLDRNIEKGKLTAEQKAATLGRITPSTALEDAAGVDFVVEAASEQMAIKAEIFRSLDRVARPGVILASNTSSLPITEIAAVTGRPESVIGMHFMNPVPVMQLVEIIRGIATSDAVYQSVEGLARQLGKVPVEVNDYPGFISNRVLMPMINEAIYCLYEGVASVEAIDTVMKLGMNHPMGPLTLADFIGLDTCLAIMEVLYEGFADSKYRPCPLLRKMVKAGWLGKKSGKGFYTY
- a CDS encoding enoyl-CoA hydratase-related protein, whose amino-acid sequence is MEFSNLLLEIEAGVAVVTVNRPAALNALSAAVLEELNSAFGLLRDDPQVACVILTGAGPKAFVAGADIAAMQPLDAVSAASFARLGHALMNRIETFPKPVIAAVNGFALGGGCELAMACDIRLASDNARFGQPEVNLGVIPGFGGTLRLARLVGKGRAKELIFTGDMIDAAEACRIGLANRVVAADQLLPEAKKLAAKIAAKGPLAVRFAKEAIDSGLEMDQDRAGRFEADLFGLCFASADQKEGMSAFLEKRQAKFSGR
- a CDS encoding acyl-CoA dehydrogenase; translation: MYFELTEEQKLIRQTVREFAEKEIKPGAAVRDETESFDRLLMHDRVAELGLAGIVFPEEYGGAGADYISYAIAVEELSRVCASTGVTLSAHLSLGANPIYLFGSEEQKQKFLVPLAEGSKLGAFALTETSAGSDAGGTKTTAVRDGDSWVLNGTKIFCTNGGEAEIYIVFARSDRSAEKHHGISAFIVEKETPGFSFGKKESKMGIRSSPTRELVFDNCRIPAENLLGPEGSGFKVAMKTLDGGRIGIASQALGIAQGAYEAALAYARERRQFDQPIAGFQAVQFLLADMALRIEAARLLVYQSAWRASAGLSYGKESAMAKLAASETAMWVTTKAVQIHGGYGYTRDFPVERMMRDAKITEIYEGTSEVQRIVIGAAVTKG